In Yarrowia lipolytica chromosome 1F, complete sequence, a genomic segment contains:
- a CDS encoding uncharacterized protein (Compare to YALI0F31031g, similar to uniprot|Q08685 Saccharomyces cerevisiae YOR250c CLP1 cleavage/polyadenylation factor IA subunit, similar to Saccharomyces cerevisiae CLP1 (YOR250C); ancestral locus Anc_8.690): protein MSLPGLNFSTTETNTTESTHTIDLKPETEWRYEVAIGGTLHVTLKSGTAEIFGTELPPNKELSIQGKGSIYTWQGCQFVYTAIAGPKGLMSDYTTEDTPHMTMAINLHFALEKMRNEAEQKPKDVAGPRVLIAGPPNSGKTSLAKILLAYATKCDRKPIYISLDPTSVNLGPPGGVHAVQITDLLDVETYGGFGSSEISGPQKLQPLILLSKYFGLEKTTDNFKLFKRSVAQLAVPVLSKLAHDVEAQKSGLIIDTPRVPGNQNKTIEVNLLTDVVSDFGVNVIVVIGNDRLYADLMKKYPVGASGPTVVKVPAFACMDDDESYNRDAQQQEIQQYFYGDAKDMKLGPRIVTVDFSTLHVYKIKPSTQFDDDKADMLERVAEANILPNTVLTVMHAVPGSSEKEILDSEVQGYLHVTEVDEEKNKVKILTPVPGRLPSQVMLLGDTRYHE, encoded by the coding sequence ATGTCGCTACCTGGCCTCAACTTCTCAACAACTGAGACAAACACTACAGAATCCACTCATACCATCGACCTCAAACCAGAGACGGAATGGAGATACGAAGTGGCCATCGGGGGAACCTTACATGTCACGCTGAAATCTGGAACCGCTGAAATCTTCGGTACAGAGCTGCCACCTAACAAGGAGCTCAGTATCCAAGGAAAAGGAAGCATTTACACATGGCAGGGCTGCCAGTTCGTATACACGGCAATTGCAGGACCCAAGGGATTGATGTCTGATTACACAACCGAAGACACTCCCCACATGACCATGGCTATCAACCTGCActttgctctggagaagatgcgGAATGAGGCTGAACAGAAGCCCAAGGACGTTGCTGGACCTAGAGTTCTCATTGCTGGACCCCCCAACTCGGGCAAAACCTCCCTGGCTAAGATTTTGTTAGCCTATGCTACAAAATGTGATCGAAAGCCCATATATATTTCTTTGGATCCTACTTCGGTGAACCTGGGACCTCCTGGAGGAGTGCATGCTGTCCAAATTACAGATCTGCTAGATGTGGAAACATATGGAGGATTCGGATCATCGGAAATTTCAGGCCCTCAGAAACTACAGCCTCTTATTTTGCTCTCCAAGTACTTTGGACTTGAGAAGACTACGGATAACTTCAAGCTCTTCAAGCGGTCTGTGGCTCAGCTAGCAGTTCCCGTCCTGTCCAAACTTGCACACGACGTTGAGGCGCAAAAGTCTGGTCTCATCATCGACACTCCTCGAGTACCCGGCAaccaaaacaaaacaatcgAAGTTAACCTGCTAACGGACGTGGTGAGCGACTTTGGAGTCAACGTCATTGTCGTTATTGGCAACGATCGACTTTATGCAGACCTCATGAAGAAATACCCAGTGGGAGCCTCCGGTCCCACAGTAGTTAAGGTACCAGCATTTGCTTGCATGGATGACGATGAGAGCTACAACCGAGATGCCCAGCAACAGGAAATTCAGCAGTATTTTTATGGAGATGCTAAAGATATGAAACTTGGTCCACGAATCGTCACTGTCGATTTCTCTACTCTCCACGTTTACAAGATCAAGCCTTCCACACAGTTTGACGATGACAAGGCGGATATGCTGGAGAGGGTCGCAGAGGCCAACATTCTACCAAACACAGTACTGACGGTCATGCACGCTGTTCCTGGCTCGTCCGAAAAAGAGATTCTCGACTCAGAGGTCCAAGGTTAccttcacgtgacggaggtggacgaggagaagaacaaggtgAAGATTCTGACTCCTGTTCCTGGACGACTACCCTCCCAGGTCATGCTTCTTGGTGATACACGATACCATGAGTAA
- a CDS encoding uncharacterized protein (Compare to YALI0F31020g, gnl|GLV|YALI0F31020g [Yarrowia lipolytica] weakly similar to gi|46137113 Aspergillus nidulans hypothetical protein AN1350.2 FGSC A4 and to uniprot|Q9UU80 Schizosaccharomyces pombe Cell cycle control protein cwf18), with protein sequence MSLSAQAESRKEKLARMRALREGKKVDPVEAEVATREEKPTFKERNFDLETESTKLGYDANPTEGQETVELLGAEEEARTIQELMEKNQSAVDYLKLQPKRANWDLKRDLQEDLDQLDRETDQAIDVLVRERIRKATGEETEG encoded by the exons ATGTCTCTCAGCGCACAAGCGGAAAGCCGAAAAGAGAAGCTCGCGCGTATGCGGGCTCTCCGggagggcaagaaggtcGATCCCGTGGAGGCCGAGGTTGCTACACGGGAGGAAAAGCCAAC ATTCAAGGAACGAAACTTCGATCTGGAGACGGAGTCGACCAAACTGGGATACGATGCCAACCCGACAGAAGGACAGGAGACTGTTGAGCTGCTAGGAGCTGAGGAAGAGGCAAGGACGATCCAGGAgctgatggagaagaaccaATCTGCAGTGGACTATCTAAAGTTGCAGCCGAAACGAGCCAACTGGGATCTGAAGCGAGACCTCCAGGAGGATCTGGATCAGCTTGACAGAGAGACTGATCAAGCTATTGATGTGCTGGTTCGGGAGCGAATTCGAAAGGCTACTGGGGAGGAGACTGAGGGGTGA